CCAAGCCGGATCTGTTCGTCTTCGATACCGAGAACGCGGTCGTCAACATCGACGGGACAGTGGACTTCAAATCGGAAAAGATCGATCTGGACATCACGCCGCACAGCAAGGGACTGCGCATCATTTCCCTGCGCTCGCCGCTGTACGTGGCGGGTACGCTGAAAGACCCGAAGGCGGGCGTAAAGGTCGGGCCGCTGGTGGCGCGTGGCGCAGGGATGGTGGCCTTGGGCGCGGCCCTCACGCCGGCCGCCGGCCTGCTGGCCCTGATCGTGCCCAGCAATTCCGGGGCGGAGAACCAGTGCGCCACGATGCTGAATCAAATGCGCCAGCCGCCCAAGGCGCCGCCGCCCCGTCCGGCGCAGCAGAAGCGCTAGGCGCCGGCGGCGCAGCGGCAGGCTCGTTCGGCGTCAAGCTGCTCGGGAGGCCGAGGGCGCCGCCTTGCCCGCGACCCGGAAGCCTTGCGCGGTGTCCGGCGCCGCCACGCAGGTCAGGTTGCGGCCGTTGTTCTTCGCGTGGTAGAGCGCCTTGTCGGCTTCTTTCAGAACCGCACGCACTTCCTTGCCATGGTCAGGGTAGCGGGACACGCCGATCGAGATCGTGACCCGGTCTCCGGCGGGATTGACGGCCGTCGCCATGGCGGTACGCAGACGTTCCGCAGCCCGCACCGCATCGTCCAGCGTCGTGGCGGGCAACAGCATGATGAATTCCTCGCCGCCTGCACGGGCCAGGACGTCGTTGCTGCGCGATCCCTGGCGCATCAGCGAGGCAAGCGCGCGTATGACTTCATCCCCGGCATCGTGGCCATGGCGGTCGTTGATGGCCTTGAAGTGGTCGATATCGATGACGGCCACCGAGAAGGGCACGCCGGTCGCGGTGAATTCCTCCAGCGCTTTCAGAAGCCCGCGGCGGTTCAGAAGGGAGGTGAGCGCATCCGTCGTGGATTCGCGCCGCAGGCTGCGCATCTTGTGGTTGATGCTGCCCAGGCCGGTCAACAGCGCGCGTTTCAGTTGGGCCGCCTCGAAATACCAGGACTTGACGTTCCTGATCCGGTCGGACGCCTCTCCATCGTCCATGTGCCTGGCCGCCCGGGCAAGCTGCCACAACGGCCGCGCGATCAGGCCGGAAAGCCAGCCGATGCACACGAGCAGGATCAGCAGCAGCGGCAGCGTATTGCGCACCGTCAGCCACAGCAGCTCGTCCATGCGCTGCAGCGTTCCCGCAACCGGCCGCTGCGCCACCAAGCCCCAGCCCGTTGCCGGCACCAGCGCGTAGCCGCTCAGCATATCCACGCCCTTGCTGTTCACCACGCGCTGTTCGCCTTCCTGGCCCTGCATCAAGTCATCGATGACCGCATTGCCTGAGATCGTCTCGCCGATGCGCCAACGCTGCGGGTGGTAGATGAGCGTCCCGGTACGGTCCACCACATACAGGTACGACCCGTCGCGGTAATAGTGCTCGCCCAGCAGCGAGTGCAGGGCGTTCTTTTCATGCAGATAGAGCGTTCCGCCGATGAAGCCCGCGTAGTTGCCGGCAGGGTCGAAGATCGGGTGCGAGCTGAGGATGACCCAGCGCCCGGTCAAGCCTACATAGGGTTCGCTGATCGCAGGTTGCCGCGTGCGCAGCGCCTGCTGCGCCGGCCCGCTTTCCAGCTGCGCGCCCAGCAGATTCGGAACCGCGGGATCGACGGCGAGGACACGGCCTTCCGCGTTGACGATGACGACCGAGTTGAAATGGTCGTTCTGGCGCATCAGCCGGCGCGCTTCATCCGCCAGCTTGTCCGGGCGGGTGGCCATGTCCGCCAGCATCAATGCACTGTAGGCCAGCTCCATCTGAACGGTGCGCACGAAGGTGTCGGTGGTCGAGGCCAGCTTGGCCGCGTACACCCGGTTGCCTTCCAGCGTGTTGTTCAGCAGTATCTCCCGCTGAACCCGGTAGCTCGCGTAAAAGCTGTTCCCGAGCGCGAGAAGCACGGAACACAGGCAAAGCCACAGAATGAGGCGGCGCAGGTCGATGCGGAACATGGGATGAGGTGGCTGCCGCCGGATCGGTACTTTGTAGGAATTGTCCGACGATGATAACCGTGTCCAAGCTCCTGGAAGGAGGCCGCCTGGCTGGGACGCGATCCGAAGCCCCGGCTGCAGGGGCCGTTGTCGCGCTGCCGCGACAGGCCGGCCCCGGATAGCGGCGGGGCCGTCCGTCCGTTTGGCGGAAGTCCCTGTTTTATGTACAATTCCGCTTCTTGGCTGGGGCCGCTTTCCGCGATCGCCGGTCAGGACCCAGCGAAATGATCCAGGCGACGCCTGCATCCGTCGCGACGGGCTGTTAGCTCAGTTGGTAGAGCAGCGGACTCTTAATCCGTAGGTCGAGTGTTCGAGCCACTCACAGCCCACCAGAATTCCTTTGAACACAAGCGCTTAGCCCACCCGTCGCGGTGGGCTTTTTGCGTCTTGGGGTTTTCCCCTCGGGCTTCGGTCCGCCGCCGTGCCGTCGAACACCAGCGCCACCTTCCCGAAATGCGAGCCGTTCTCCAGGTAGCGTATCGCGTCGGCCGCATCCCGCCAGGATAAGGAGCGGTCGATGACCGGCTTGATATCCAGTGCTTCGATGGCGCGGATCATCGCCTCGAACGACTCGCGGGAGCCGACCGGGATGCCCCGCACTTCAATCTGGCGGGTGAAGACCTCCAGCGGGTTGATCGCGCCGTCCTTGCCGCCCGGGTAGCCAATGACATGGATCTGGCCCCGCCGGGCGGTCGCCCGCAAGGATTCGGAGAACGTGCGTGGTCCTCCCACCTCGATGACATGATCCACGCCGCGGCCGTCGGTCATCGCCAGTACGGCCTCGGACCAGGCGGGATGCTGCCGGTAATTGATGCCTCCAAAGCGCGAGGCCCCGGCATGCGAGGGGTCAACGGCGATGGTTCCGCTTCGAAGCGGCGTGGCGCGCGGACCGTGCGGGCCGCCCCCGCACGGCGGCGTCCTGTAGTTGCGGCGCAGCCTGACGCAGATATTCCCACAATCGGTCCGCGACCGGACCGTGCGGCCGATCGCGGCGGCGGGCTGCGACGAGTTGCTCCACCCGCCCCGGCAGGTGGCGTCCGGCGATGGAGACCAACGTGCCTTCCTGCAACTCCCGCTCGACCAGAAAGTGGGGCAGATGTCCCCACGCCATCCCCTGCATGATGATTTCCTTCTTCATGCCGGGGTCCGGAACCGTGTATTGCGGCGCGCCCGGAATCACGAAGTGCTCCTGGGGCGAGGGACGACGGGCGCTGTCACGAATCACGCATTGGGCGAGGTTGCGCAGCTGTTCGGGCTTGATATGCCGCGATAAGGGGAAAGGAAGGAACCCTGGGGCTACCACCGGAATCAGTTCGACCTTGCAAAGGTCCAGCCATTCGATACGCGTGTCGCTCTTTTCGATGCGATGAAGGATCAGGTCGGCGTCGCCTTCGAGCAGCCGCTCCCAGGGGCCCGTGACCGCTTCCACATCGAGATGCCACCGCGTCGCCGGGTGGCCGGCGAAAAAAGGCGCCAGTAGCCGCAGCGTAGCAGCGGGCGGACAAAGGTCGCCCATCACCACACGAAGCTCGGCTTCCTCCCCAATCGCGAGTTGCTCCGCGTGAGCCTGCAACGCATGCCACTCCAGCAGCAGCGACTGCGCCTGCCGATGGAAGGCGCGTCCCGCCGCCGTCAGCCTGACCCGGTAGCCGCTCCGATCCAGCAGGGCGAAGCCCACTTGCCGCTCCAGCCGCGCGACGGCGGCGAATACGGCCGGATGCGTCCGGTGCAGCGCCAGTGCGGCGGCCTGGAACCCGCCTTCGCGGACAACGGCGTCGAAGCAGCGAAGGTCTTGCAGCGTGAATGGCGGCATTGTCAACGTGAATTACAGAGATGCTGATCACTTTGTAATTTTCTCAAAACCGCCGCGTACATACGATGACCGCTGTCATGGCCCCGACGCCAACCGGCGGACGGGCTCAACCCAAGAGGAGGAAAACCATGTCAGCGAATAGCATCTTCACTACCAGCGACGGCCGGCGGATCGCTTATCGTTTGGAAGGGCAGGGCGGGCGCCCCGTGTTGATGTTGTCCAACTCCATCGGCACCGATATGTCGATGTGGGATGGCATCATGCCGGCGTTGCTCGAGAGGTTCCAGGTATTGCGCTATGACATGCGCGGCCACGGCGGCTCCGATGTTCCCTGCGGCCCTTATTCGCTGGACCGGCTGGGACGCGATGCGTTGGAACTCATGGACGTCCTGGAACTCGCCCGCGTCGATGTTTTGGGGTTGTCGCTGGGCGGTATGGTGGCGCAGTGGCTCGCCATGCACTTTCCCGAGCGTATCGACAGGCTGGTGCTGGCCCACACCGCGGCGTACCTGGGACCGGCCGCGCAATGGGAACCGAGGATCCGGACCATCCTGCAAGCGCCGGCCGAGCAGACCGCCGAGGCCTTCCTGGTCAACTGGTTCCCGGCGGCCATGCGCGAGCGGGACGACCCCGCGCTGGCGCCGTTCCGCGCCGTGCTGCTACGCACCCAGGCAAAGGGGATCGCCGGCTGTCTGGCGGCGGTACGCGATATGGATATGCGCCGCGGCCTGGCGCTGATCGACCGTCCCACTTTGGTGATCGGCGGCCGATTCGACACGGTGACGAGCGCCCAACACAGCGAAGAACTGGCTGCCGGGATCCCGGGCGCCGCACTGGTGCTGCTTCCGGCCGTGCATATGTCCAATGTGGAGTTGCCGGAAGCCTTTATCGACACGGTCGGCCAATTTCTTTCGATAAGCGGTTAAGCGGGCAGGCAGGCGGCTTGTTGGCGTGATCCGTCGTTCAACGCGGATCGGATCCGCGATACGGCAGCAGCGCGTGCAGCGGTTGGAGTGCCAACATGCCCGCCCCGTCCGGCAGGCATTCGGGCTGGCGCGGTACGGCGCGAGCATTTTCGCGTGCGTATCCCGAGTCGCGTTCGCAGTGTGGCGGCTTGCTACCGAAGGATGACCGCATTGGCCCATCCTTCTGTTTCGGACGGATGACGAATCGAGAAAATCAACAAATGAAAATATTTAAAAAAGATCTCTCGCGCCTGCACCGGCGAACCGTGTAATGGATGTAATTTATTTCGCTCCATTTCGTCCTTATTCCCGGGCGCCTTGACTCATTTCAACAGCGATACAAATGTTTAGAAAGAAAGATTGCTGTGCTTCACGTCTAGGATGCACCGGCCGACCCGCTCAGCCGTTTGGCTGGTGAATTAGGCCTAATCCGTTTCCGCGTTCCAGACCTTTGCCCCGCTGATCAAGACGAATCGTTGCACCGTGGTGTCGGTGATGTGGCGTTCGTCGATGGGGAAGGGCTTGCTGTTTCGCGGCACGGTGACCAACAGTGAGGGACCAGTGGTTAAAAGAATCGCAGTGTGTGGCCTGGGTTATGTGGGCCTGCCGGTCGCCGTGGCGCTAGCCCGGCGCTTCGATGTCATCGGTTTCGATGTGGACAAGCGCCGCATCGCGCGCCTGAAGGAGGGCGACGATTGGACGGGGGAAATCGAGCGCCATGTGCTGCTCGACTCTTCCCTTCGCTTGACGAGCGAAGTGACGGAGCTTGAAGGATGCGATTTCTTCGTCGTGGCCGTTCCTACGCCGGTCGATGAGAAGAACAACCCCGACTTCTCGCTGCTGGTTCGCGCCTGCCAGCTGATCGGTCCCGTCCTGCGTCCGGGCAATATCGTGGTTTTCGAATCCACCGTGCACCCCGGCGCCACCGAAGAGATTTGCGGGCCGGAACTGGAAAAAGCCTCGGGCCTGCGTTGCGGCGTCGACTTCAAACTCGGCTACAGCCCCGAGCGCATCAATCCCGGCGACCGCGAACACCCGCTGGAGAAGATCGTCAAGATCGTGTCCGGCCAGGATGCCGAGTCGCTTGAAATCATCGCCGGCGTCTACGAAAAGATCATCGAGGCGGGCGTCCACCGGGCCTCCTCGATCAAGGTCGCGGAGGCTGCGAAGGTTCTGGAGAACACGCAGCGCGACATCAATATCGCCCTGATGAACGAGATGTCGAAGATCTGCGATTTGATCGGCATTCGCACCTCGGAAGTATTGGCCGCCGCGGGAACCAAATGGAATTTCCTGCGGTTCACGCCGGGCCTCGTGGGGGGGCATTGCATCGGCGTGGATCCGTATTACCTGACGTCCAAGGCGCAGGAGCTGGGCTATCACCCCGAGGTAATCCTGTCGGGCCGTCGGATCAATGACGGCATGGCGGCGCACGTGGCATCGCGCATCGTCCAGGTGCTGGCGCGCAACGGCAAGCTCAATGCTTCGACGCGCGTGGGCATTCTTGGGATGACGTTCAAGGAGAACGTGCCCGATATCCGCAATTCGAAGGTGGTCGACCTGCATCGGGCGCTGGGCGATTACGGCATTGCGCCGGTGGCCTGCGATCCGATGGTGGACGCGGCCCAGATGGAACACGAGTACGGCATCAGGCTGGTCGATCGGAAGGACTTCAGGAACATGGACGTCCTGATCCTGGCCGTGCCGCATCGCCAGACGATGGAGTCCATCTGGGACGACCTGCCGGAACTCGTCAAGAGCGGAGGCATGGTCTGCGACCTGAAGTCGGCGCTGGATAGCAGCCGCCTCCCGTCCGATCTCTTGTACTGGACTCTCTAGGTTCAGGCTGTCAACCCAACATCAGAGGCGACCCTGAATGGCTGCTTTCACCATTGCCCCTATTGGAACCTGCCGCATCCATACCCCGCTGCGCGACGCCGTGGGGCGCTACCCGATCAAGCTGCAACTCGGCCGCAACTACGGCTTCGTGCATACGAGCGCCGAGGCGCTCCAGCAGGCCAGGTTCATGTACGGCCAGTGCGAGATTCCCGCCGACGTGCAAAGGCTGATCTTCCGCCCGTCGAACGGCGAGCAGGCCCGCCGCGGAACCCATACGCCGGCCGACCTGTACATGATCGAGCTGTCGTCGCGCAAGCTCCTCACGATCGACGGATACCCGATCCAGTCCAACTATCTGGTGCGTTACTTCAGCGAATTCTTCGCCGACCGGACTCGCACGCGGACGTTCTGGTCCCTGGCCGCCGCCGACCGGCTCGAGGAGCGCCGCGCGCTGCTGGATAAAGACCCGGTCTTCAAGAGTCTTCCGTCGGACGAGCGGGATCTGCTGGCCCGCATCGTCAAGCGCGACCTCGACGACACGGAAGTCGAAGCGGATATGCGTCAGCTTGTCGATCTGCTTGGCAAGGACAAGGTGGTTTTCGTCACCCACGTCAACGCGTTGACGCCCGACAATGTGCCCATCGAGCAGCGGCAGCAGCTGATCGCCGCGGTCGGCGCGGCAGCTGAACGCATCGGCGTGCCGTGCTACGACCCGACGCCGCTGATGAACCGGCTGGGCCAGGCCGACGCGATGGAAAACGGCGGACTCGACCTGACGCATTACACCGAGCTCTTCGCCGAGCGCCTGTCGGCCGACTGGTACAAGAGCTACGTCAGGCCCAGGATGGGTGCGTCCGCGCCGGCGCCCGCCGCCGCGCGCCTTTCGGCCGACGAGAGCGCCGAGCGCATCGAGAAAACCTGGGATTCCGGGGACTTGCGCGAGGCCTCGCGCCGCGTGCGGGACGTGCTGCGCCGATATCCCGGACTGCCCGACCATGTCACGCTGCTGGCCCGCATCCAGGCGGAACTGGGCGATTACGAAGGCGCAATCGCCCTGTTGGAAAACGGCGATGGGACGGTGGCGTCGGGCAGCAAGGCCGAGCAGATTCTCATGCGCAGCCACTTCGGGCTCGGACACCACGATATCGCGTACTCGCTCGCAGCCGGCTTGTTGGGCGACGAAATAGAAACACCCGAAATCGTCCGTGTCGCTGCGGTTTGCGCCGCCCAGCTTGGCAATGTGGACGAGGCGATCGGGAACTGGCGGCAGCTGTTCCGCATTTCCTCCGCGGACGAGGACGAGGCGCTGGAGGCGGCCGACACGGTGCTGTCGATGCTGCAGGCGAGCGGGGACATGGACGCCGTCACCCGCTGGGTGGACGAGGTCCGCGCGAAGATGCCGTCGTATGGCCGAGGCTTCGCCGTGTTGTGGCGCGACCGCCTGATGGCCGGAGACCGGGCCGGTTTGCGCGCCCTCGCATCGGAGTCCCCCGCGCTGTCCGATCTCGATGCGCTCGAGCTGGTGAAGGAAGCGGCATGGCGCGGCTGCATGGTGGCCGCCAGCGCGTTGGCAGTTGCCTGCGGATTGCCCCAGAGCGAGCAGGAGGATATCCGTGCGTGGCTGCGTGCACAGTCGCAGGCATGGGCGGAAGAAGGCGCGCGTGCATTGGAGGAAGGGCGCCTTCGCGATGCCGCGGAGAGAATCTGCGCGCATCGTATGCTGGATCCCGATGCCATGGCCGGCGTTCGTGCGCAGCGGGCGTTCGAGCGCGCAATGCGCACCCGGGTGCGGGCCGCGCTGCTCGCGGGAAATCACCAGGAAGTGATCGAGCTGACGGATATCGCGCTCGATGCAAAGGTGGATTTCCCCGAGCTGGACGCCATGCGCGGCAGGGCGGCCGACGCGCTGGGCGACAAAGAGACCGCCATGCGGCATCTCAAGCGGGCGGCGTCCGGCGAGTCCGCGCCGTTCAGCACGCTGCTGTTTTTCGCCAGGGTGGCCTTCAATGGCGGCTGGTTCGGTGAAGCGATCGATGCCTACAACGCCGTCCTTGTCCACCCGTCGGCGGATCAGAACGCGAAGGACGAGGCGGAGCGCCAGCTGCGCCGCCTTGGGCCGCGCTCGATTCGCGCCGCCCGGGAAATGCTGGCGGCGGGCAATCATCAGGCGGCCTGGGACCTGTTGGAGCGTGTGGCGCAGTCCTGGCCCGAAATGTCGGAGATCGCGCACGAGAAACGCCGCATCCTGGCGACGCTGTATGCCGAGTCGCGCGCGCTGGATCCTTCGAGCGCCACCGAGCGCCTGGCGCTGGGCGAAAGAATCCTGAAGCTCGTGCCCGACGACCCCATCGGCTTGCGGGCCGCCGCCGTCGGGGCGATGCGTCTGCACCGCTTCGAACAGGCCTTGCCTTACTGGCAGCGGCTCAAGGAACGTTCGGACAACCCGGAGCAGTTCGACCACTATATCGAACGCTGCCTGGTTTGGATCGAAAAAGCCAACCGCAGGAAGGCCGCATGAGCGCCCGGCCGGATGCCGAGCGCGAGGACCATACGCCCGATCTGGAATGGGTTCGCGCCCAGCTGGCGGAAATCGTCGCCGCGTCGGGCAGGGTCCAGCTTGCGCAGGCCAATCTGAGCCGGGCAGAGGCGCTGGCGCGCGACCATCCGGCAGATCCGAAGGTCCGCTTCTACCTTCTTCGGCTGAAGGAATCGGCGGGCTTCAACGAGGGCATGTCGGAGCAGTGGTCCGAGCTCCTGCGCGAATGCCCGGACGACCTGCAGATCGTTCGCTATTGCGCCACGCGTTTGGTCAAGGACAGGCACATCGATGATGCCCTGGCCTTGATCGACCGCTACCTTCCGGAATCGGACCCGACCCCGGAGCGGCTGTTCGCCCGCGCCAAACTGCTCAGCGACATACGTGCGCACGAGCAGTCCGACGCCTTGTTCCGCCGCCTGATCGCGACCCATGACGACCGCAATGTGCGCGTCGAATTCGCCAAGCGGCTGCGCAAGCGCGGCTTGCTGGCGGACGCCTACAAAACAATCGAGCCGGTCGCCGATCAGCTCGTGCCGGGCAGCAAGGCGGCGGAACTTGCAAGCGCCCTGGCCAGCGATTACGTGTTCTACCGCGGATTCGAGCGCGAAGAGGATCTGGTTGGCAAGGACGTGCGCATCGTATCGATGAAGCACGCCATCCTGCATTTCAAGGATCGCAAGATCGCCGAGCAGCCGCAGGAAAACGCCGTGTCCATCGCGTTGGTGACCGGCAGCCTGGGCCCCGGCGGCGCGGAGCGGCAGCTCACGCGCCTTGCTCGCGAGTTGCAACGCATGGCGGCGACAGGCGAGCGTCAGCCCGGCCCCATACGTGTGAAGCCCGAAAAAGTGGAAGTGCTGGTGAAGCAGCACACCGAGCCCGCCGGATCGGGAAAGAAGCAGGGCCTGGATTTCTTCCTGCCGGTCCTGGCCGATGCGCGGATTCCGGTCACCGAAATCAATGGGCTGCCGGCGATCTCGGCCTCGCATCAGCCGGTGGATGACCCCATCCTGAATCGCCTGCTGGAGCAGTTGCCGCCGCCGGTGCATTACGGCGTAACCCGCCTGACGCCGCTGCTCAGGGCCAACCGGTTCGACGTCGTGAGCCTGTGGCAGGACGGCACCTGCCTGTTCGGCGCGCTGGCGGCGCTGCTTGCCGGCGTGCCGACCATCCACCTGGTGTTCCGGGGTCTGCCGCCGAATATCCGCAAGGACCGCTATCGCGAAGAATATCCGGTGCTGTATCAGGCGCTGGCCCAGGTTCCGGGGATCCATTTCGTCAGCAACAGCCGCACGGCGGCACAGGAGTATGCGCAGTGGCTCGGCATCCCGCTGGACCGCTTTCATATTCTCTATAACGGCGTGCCTGAGCTGGCCACCGGCGCTTCCCCGGAGGACGAGGCCAAGTGGAAGGCTTTCGAGGCGTCGACCGCCGACGCAACCGAGACGATCGGCGGCGTGTTCCGGCTGGAGCCCGACAAACGTCCCCAGCTGTGGATCAAGTTGGCCGCCCAGTACCTTAAGCGGCGGCCGCGGGCGCGCTTTTTCATCGTGGGCGACGGCCGCCTGCTCGATCAGATGCTGGAATTGGCGCAGGAGCTCGGCGTTACCGAGCGGCTCATGTTCGTCGGCCTGTC
The sequence above is a segment of the Bordetella genomosp. 9 genome. Coding sequences within it:
- a CDS encoding glycosyltransferase, which encodes MSARPDAEREDHTPDLEWVRAQLAEIVAASGRVQLAQANLSRAEALARDHPADPKVRFYLLRLKESAGFNEGMSEQWSELLRECPDDLQIVRYCATRLVKDRHIDDALALIDRYLPESDPTPERLFARAKLLSDIRAHEQSDALFRRLIATHDDRNVRVEFAKRLRKRGLLADAYKTIEPVADQLVPGSKAAELASALASDYVFYRGFEREEDLVGKDVRIVSMKHAILHFKDRKIAEQPQENAVSIALVTGSLGPGGAERQLTRLARELQRMAATGERQPGPIRVKPEKVEVLVKQHTEPAGSGKKQGLDFFLPVLADARIPVTEINGLPAISASHQPVDDPILNRLLEQLPPPVHYGVTRLTPLLRANRFDVVSLWQDGTCLFGALAALLAGVPTIHLVFRGLPPNIRKDRYREEYPVLYQALAQVPGIHFVSNSRTAAQEYAQWLGIPLDRFHILYNGVPELATGASPEDEAKWKAFEASTADATETIGGVFRLEPDKRPQLWIKLAAQYLKRRPRARFFIVGDGRLLDQMLELAQELGVTERLMFVGLSNHVGYWYTRMDVKVLLSRYEGLPNVLIEAQLLGVPVVSTPAGGAGECFVENVTGHLLSDVNHPDLNEACEKIESIVDRMRGNDVLKQHSRQRARELFSLNAMLNKFLSLCVTVMGRNDASIGIGQMRLKEA
- a CDS encoding nucleotide sugar dehydrogenase → MCGLGYVGLPVAVALARRFDVIGFDVDKRRIARLKEGDDWTGEIERHVLLDSSLRLTSEVTELEGCDFFVVAVPTPVDEKNNPDFSLLVRACQLIGPVLRPGNIVVFESTVHPGATEEICGPELEKASGLRCGVDFKLGYSPERINPGDREHPLEKIVKIVSGQDAESLEIIAGVYEKIIEAGVHRASSIKVAEAAKVLENTQRDINIALMNEMSKICDLIGIRTSEVLAAAGTKWNFLRFTPGLVGGHCIGVDPYYLTSKAQELGYHPEVILSGRRINDGMAAHVASRIVQVLARNGKLNASTRVGILGMTFKENVPDIRNSKVVDLHRALGDYGIAPVACDPMVDAAQMEHEYGIRLVDRKDFRNMDVLILAVPHRQTMESIWDDLPELVKSGGMVCDLKSALDSSRLPSDLLYWTL
- a CDS encoding tetratricopeptide repeat protein, which encodes MAAFTIAPIGTCRIHTPLRDAVGRYPIKLQLGRNYGFVHTSAEALQQARFMYGQCEIPADVQRLIFRPSNGEQARRGTHTPADLYMIELSSRKLLTIDGYPIQSNYLVRYFSEFFADRTRTRTFWSLAAADRLEERRALLDKDPVFKSLPSDERDLLARIVKRDLDDTEVEADMRQLVDLLGKDKVVFVTHVNALTPDNVPIEQRQQLIAAVGAAAERIGVPCYDPTPLMNRLGQADAMENGGLDLTHYTELFAERLSADWYKSYVRPRMGASAPAPAAARLSADESAERIEKTWDSGDLREASRRVRDVLRRYPGLPDHVTLLARIQAELGDYEGAIALLENGDGTVASGSKAEQILMRSHFGLGHHDIAYSLAAGLLGDEIETPEIVRVAAVCAAQLGNVDEAIGNWRQLFRISSADEDEALEAADTVLSMLQASGDMDAVTRWVDEVRAKMPSYGRGFAVLWRDRLMAGDRAGLRALASESPALSDLDALELVKEAAWRGCMVAASALAVACGLPQSEQEDIRAWLRAQSQAWAEEGARALEEGRLRDAAERICAHRMLDPDAMAGVRAQRAFERAMRTRVRAALLAGNHQEVIELTDIALDAKVDFPELDAMRGRAADALGDKETAMRHLKRAASGESAPFSTLLFFARVAFNGGWFGEAIDAYNAVLVHPSADQNAKDEAERQLRRLGPRSIRAAREMLAAGNHQAAWDLLERVAQSWPEMSEIAHEKRRILATLYAESRALDPSSATERLALGERILKLVPDDPIGLRAAAVGAMRLHRFEQALPYWQRLKERSDNPEQFDHYIERCLVWIEKANRRKAA
- a CDS encoding LysR family transcriptional regulator, producing MPPFTLQDLRCFDAVVREGGFQAAALALHRTHPAVFAAVARLERQVGFALLDRSGYRVRLTAAGRAFHRQAQSLLLEWHALQAHAEQLAIGEEAELRVVMGDLCPPAATLRLLAPFFAGHPATRWHLDVEAVTGPWERLLEGDADLILHRIEKSDTRIEWLDLCKVELIPVVAPGFLPFPLSRHIKPEQLRNLAQCVIRDSARRPSPQEHFVIPGAPQYTVPDPGMKKEIIMQGMAWGHLPHFLVERELQEGTLVSIAGRHLPGRVEQLVAARRRDRPHGPVADRLWEYLRQAAPQLQDAAVRGRPARSARHAASKRNHRR
- a CDS encoding sensor domain-containing diguanylate cyclase, translated to MFRIDLRRLILWLCLCSVLLALGNSFYASYRVQREILLNNTLEGNRVYAAKLASTTDTFVRTVQMELAYSALMLADMATRPDKLADEARRLMRQNDHFNSVVIVNAEGRVLAVDPAVPNLLGAQLESGPAQQALRTRQPAISEPYVGLTGRWVILSSHPIFDPAGNYAGFIGGTLYLHEKNALHSLLGEHYYRDGSYLYVVDRTGTLIYHPQRWRIGETISGNAVIDDLMQGQEGEQRVVNSKGVDMLSGYALVPATGWGLVAQRPVAGTLQRMDELLWLTVRNTLPLLLILLVCIGWLSGLIARPLWQLARAARHMDDGEASDRIRNVKSWYFEAAQLKRALLTGLGSINHKMRSLRRESTTDALTSLLNRRGLLKALEEFTATGVPFSVAVIDIDHFKAINDRHGHDAGDEVIRALASLMRQGSRSNDVLARAGGEEFIMLLPATTLDDAVRAAERLRTAMATAVNPAGDRVTISIGVSRYPDHGKEVRAVLKEADKALYHAKNNGRNLTCVAAPDTAQGFRVAGKAAPSASRAA
- a CDS encoding zinc-binding dehydrogenase, whose protein sequence is MTDGRGVDHVIEVGGPRTFSESLRATARRGQIHVIGYPGGKDGAINPLEVFTRQIEVRGIPVGSRESFEAMIRAIEALDIKPVIDRSLSWRDAADAIRYLENGSHFGKVALVFDGTAADRSPRGKPQDAKSPPRRVG
- a CDS encoding alpha/beta fold hydrolase, with translation MSANSIFTTSDGRRIAYRLEGQGGRPVLMLSNSIGTDMSMWDGIMPALLERFQVLRYDMRGHGGSDVPCGPYSLDRLGRDALELMDVLELARVDVLGLSLGGMVAQWLAMHFPERIDRLVLAHTAAYLGPAAQWEPRIRTILQAPAEQTAEAFLVNWFPAAMRERDDPALAPFRAVLLRTQAKGIAGCLAAVRDMDMRRGLALIDRPTLVIGGRFDTVTSAQHSEELAAGIPGAALVLLPAVHMSNVELPEAFIDTVGQFLSISG